GGCACGTCAAGGTCGGCGACACCGTCGCCGAGGATCAGATCGTCGCCGACGTCATGACGGACAAGGCCACGGTCGAGCTGACCAGCCCGGTCGCGGGCGTCGTCACCGCCCTGCACGGCGAGCCCGGCCAGATGATGGCCGTGCGCGGCCCGCTGGCCGAGTTCGAGGTCGAGGGCGAAGGCAATGCGGAAGCGGTCGCTGAAAGCCCCTCCACCGCTACGCGGTCCCCCTCCCCACAAGGTGGGGAGGAAAAGCCCTCGCTTTCTCCTCCCCATGCCAATGGGGAGGTGGCGCCGAAGGCGACGGAGGGGCCGACGGCCGCACCCGGAGCCAACCACGTCTTCAAACTGCCCGACGTCGGCGAAGGCACGGCCGAAGCCGAACTGGTCGGCTGGCACGTCAAGGTCGGCGACGCGGTTCAGGAAGACCAGATCCTGGCCGAGGTCATGACCGACAAGGCGACGGTCGAACTGACCAGCCCGGTCTCCGGCGTCGTCGTCGCCCTGCATGGCGAAGCCGGTCAGCAGATCGCCGTCGGCGGCCCGCTGGTCAGCTTCAACGTGGCGGGCAAGGGCAACGTCGCCGAAGCCCCCGCCGCCGCTCCGGCGCCTGCCGCCAAGGCCGAGAAGGCCGCGCCGGCTCCTGTCGCCGCACCGGCCGCCAAGTCTGCTGCTGCGCCCAAGGCCGACGCCAGGCCCGTTCCCGCCGTGACCGGCCGCCAGCCGGGCGAGCGCCCGCTGGCCTCGCCCGCCGTGCGCAACCGCGCGCGGGATCTGGGAATCGACCTGGTCTTCGTGCCGGGCAGCGGCCCCGCGGGCCGCATCGAGCACGCCGATCTGGACGCCTTCGTCGCGCGTGGCGGCACGTTTGCCCCCGCCACAGCCTCGGGCGGTTCGCTCTACGTCAAGGCCGAAGGCACCAACGAGGTCCGCATCATCGGCCTGCGCCGCAAGATCGCGGAGAAGATGGCCGAGAGCGTGCGTCGCATCCCGCACATCACCTATGTCGAGGACATCGACATGACGGCGGTGGAAGAGCTGCGCGCTCACCTGAACGCCCAGAACAAGGGCACGGGGAAGGCCAAGCTCAACGTCCTGCCCTTCATCGCCCGCGCCATCGTCGTGGCCCTGAAGGACCAGCCGAACATCAACGCCACCTATGACGACGAGGCGGGCGTGCTGACCCAGCACAACGCCGTCCATCTGGGCATCGCCGCCCAGACGCCGAACGGCCTGATGGTCCCGGTCGTCCGCCACGCCGAGGCGCGCGACGCCTATGACACCGCCGAAGAGATCGCCCGCGTCTCGGGCGCCGCCAAGGACGGCAGCGCCAAGCGCGAGGAGCTTTCCGGATCGACCATCACCATCACCTCGCTGGGCACGCTCGGCGGCGTGGTGCACACGCCCATCATCAACCACCCCGAAGTCGCCATCGTCGGTCCTAACAAGATCGAGGAGCGCGTCGTGGTGCGGGGCGGCCAGATGGTCGTGCGCAAGATGATGAACCTGTCCTCTAGCTTCGATCACCGCATCGTCGACGGCCATGACGCGGCGGTCTTCGTGCAGAGGATCAAGACCCTGCTGGAGAACCCTGCCACGCTCTGGATGGGATAACCTGATGCGAAGTCAGATTCGCAACATTAGGCAGGTGTATAAGTTTGGCGCCTTCGGAGACCCTAACTCCATGGGCGTTTGGATTTACGGAAAGCGACCGGACGGACGCACTGTAGCCTGCCAATCTCAGCTCAAAGACGGTGTCGGAATTTCCATCTGGTCCTTCACCACTAAGGGCAATGAAATGCTTCAATGCGTCACAGATTTCAGTTGCGATGAATGGGCCGAAATATCTGCCGCTTCAGCAGATGAACAGCCTCAGATCTCCAACAAAATTATTGCTGCTCGCATTGCGAACAGAGAGGCGGAATGACCCAGACCCTCAAGACCAAAGTCCTGATCATCGGCGCCGGGACCGGCGGCTATGTGGCGGGGATTCGTTGCGGCCAGTTGGGGCTGGAGACCGTGCTGGTGGATGCGTCGCCGGGCCTCGGCGGCACCTGCCTGAACGTCGGCTGCATCCCGTCCAAGGCCATCATCCACGCGGCGGGCAAGTTTGAGACGGTGGCCAAGGCCGCCGGCGACGGCACGCTGGGCATCACCGCCTCGACCCCGGCCATCGACCTGTCCAAGACGGTCGAGTGGAAGGACGGGGTGGTCAAGAAGCTGAACGCCGGCGTCGCCGCCCTGCTGAAGAAGGCCAAGGTCAAGGTCATCAAGGGCTGGGCCGAGTTCTCGGACGCCAAGACCTGCACCGTCAAAACCGAAGACGGCGACCTCCGCATCAGCGCCGAGCACGTCATCCTGGCTACGGGGTCGGAGCCGGTCGAACTGCCCTTCCTGCCCTTCGGCGGCGACGTGATTTCGTCCACCGAGGCCCTGAGCCTGCCGGAAGTGCCCAAGAAGCTGGTCGTCGTCGGCGGCGGCTATATCGGCCTGGAGCTGGGCATCGCCTTCCGCAAGCTGGGCGCCGAGGTGGCCATCGTCGAGATGGCTGATCGCATCCTGCCGCTCTACGACAAGGCCCTGACCGACCCGGTCGCCAAGTGGCTGGAGAAGCACGGCGTTCAACTGCTGCTCGGCGCCCGTGCGGGCGGCTTCGGAGACGGCAAGCTGAACGTCACCGACAAGGACGGCAATCCGATGCAGTTGGACGCCGACAAGGTGCTGGTCACCGTCGGACGCCGCGCACGCACCCAAGGCTGGGGCCTCGAAAACATGGGCGTGGCCATGAACGGCCCGTTCGTGAAGATCGACGAGCGCTGCGCCACCAGCATGAAGAACGTCTGGGCCATCGGCGACCTGACCGGCGAGCCCATGCTGGCGCACAAGGGCTCGGCCCAGGGCGAGGTCGTCGCCGAGATTATCGCCGGCCATGACCGCGTGTTCGATCCGACCACCATCGCCGCCGTCTGCTTCACCGAGCCGGAGATCGTCTCGGCGGGCCTTGGCCACGAGGACGTGAAGGGCCGCGACGACGTGATCCAGGCGGTCTTCCCCTTCGCCGCCATCGGCCGCGCCCTGGCCATCGAGGCGGGCGAGGACGGCGGCTTCGTCCGCGTCATCGCCTCCAAGTCGGATCACCGCCTGCTGGGCGTCCAGGCCGTCGGCCAACACGTGTCGGAGCTGTCCAACAGCTTCGCCCAGATGCTGGAAATGGGCGCGGTGCTGGAGGATGTCGCCGGAACCATCCACGTCCACCCAACGCTGGGCGAAGCCTTCCACGAAGCCAGCCTACGGGCGCTCGGGCACGCCATTCACATCTGAGGGCGCTATGCTCGGGTCGCGGACCCTCGCGACTTGAGCGCAGTTGAGCGGGCCGCGATTGTCGGCCCTTCGGGACCTCCCGACCCGACGCGGCCTGAGATTGTCTCGGCCCTTGGGGGCAAGAAAAGGGTCGCGCGGCGAATGCAGCGCGCCCCTTTTTTGCGTCTAGCGCCTGCTAATCAGTTCTTGGCGGGAACGCGCGTGTCCGTGGCCGGATCGACGGCGCCGGGGCGTCCCTCGGCGGCGGCCTCGGCCTGATTGGACTCCAGCTTGTCGGCGACCTTGCCCGCGCCTTCCTCGACCGCCTGAGCGGCCTTCATGGCGCCGGATTCGACCACTTCGCCGGTCTGGGCGGC
Above is a window of Brevundimonas naejangsanensis DNA encoding:
- a CDS encoding 2-oxo acid dehydrogenase subunit E2, with translation MGRFVFKLPDVGEGTAEAELVGWHVKVGDTVAEDQIVADVMTDKATVELTSPVAGVVTALHGEPGQMMAVRGPLAEFEVEGEGNAEAVAESPSTATRSPSPQGGEEKPSLSPPHANGEVAPKATEGPTAAPGANHVFKLPDVGEGTAEAELVGWHVKVGDAVQEDQILAEVMTDKATVELTSPVSGVVVALHGEAGQQIAVGGPLVSFNVAGKGNVAEAPAAAPAPAAKAEKAAPAPVAAPAAKSAAAPKADARPVPAVTGRQPGERPLASPAVRNRARDLGIDLVFVPGSGPAGRIEHADLDAFVARGGTFAPATASGGSLYVKAEGTNEVRIIGLRRKIAEKMAESVRRIPHITYVEDIDMTAVEELRAHLNAQNKGTGKAKLNVLPFIARAIVVALKDQPNINATYDDEAGVLTQHNAVHLGIAAQTPNGLMVPVVRHAEARDAYDTAEEIARVSGAAKDGSAKREELSGSTITITSLGTLGGVVHTPIINHPEVAIVGPNKIEERVVVRGGQMVVRKMMNLSSSFDHRIVDGHDAAVFVQRIKTLLENPATLWMG
- the lpdA gene encoding dihydrolipoyl dehydrogenase; the encoded protein is MTQTLKTKVLIIGAGTGGYVAGIRCGQLGLETVLVDASPGLGGTCLNVGCIPSKAIIHAAGKFETVAKAAGDGTLGITASTPAIDLSKTVEWKDGVVKKLNAGVAALLKKAKVKVIKGWAEFSDAKTCTVKTEDGDLRISAEHVILATGSEPVELPFLPFGGDVISSTEALSLPEVPKKLVVVGGGYIGLELGIAFRKLGAEVAIVEMADRILPLYDKALTDPVAKWLEKHGVQLLLGARAGGFGDGKLNVTDKDGNPMQLDADKVLVTVGRRARTQGWGLENMGVAMNGPFVKIDERCATSMKNVWAIGDLTGEPMLAHKGSAQGEVVAEIIAGHDRVFDPTTIAAVCFTEPEIVSAGLGHEDVKGRDDVIQAVFPFAAIGRALAIEAGEDGGFVRVIASKSDHRLLGVQAVGQHVSELSNSFAQMLEMGAVLEDVAGTIHVHPTLGEAFHEASLRALGHAIHI